In Stieleria varia, one genomic interval encodes:
- a CDS encoding M90 family metallopeptidase: MLVDPQSDRVNRRWALGICALCAALIACLALIRPIFLIGLPIVLGMYFLLRRRSTRRLRVIRGAFPEAWEATLLSDVAFFRALDEPQRERFRNLVKVFLDEVRITGIRTTVDDRTRVLVAASAVIPILGFDDWEYNGLGEVLIYPDGFDEQYQNASGDRHILGMVGTGHLSGVMILSQPDLISGFANPEDKRNVGIHEFAHLVDKADGSVDGLPIGIDQPTAAPWVQWVGEELKSTSRGRHHIDDYAYTNEAEYFAVLTEYFFEAPEVLAKKNPQLYQMMQSMYRQNTKSLLSGIIHRPRRVGRNSPCPCGSGDKFKHCCLRKSRQGA; this comes from the coding sequence TTGTTGGTTGATCCACAATCCGATCGCGTCAATCGTCGCTGGGCTTTGGGGATTTGTGCTCTTTGCGCAGCCTTGATCGCTTGCCTCGCGTTGATTCGGCCGATCTTTCTGATTGGCTTGCCGATCGTGCTGGGCATGTATTTCCTGCTGCGACGACGCTCGACACGACGACTACGAGTGATTCGGGGTGCATTTCCCGAGGCCTGGGAAGCGACGTTGCTGAGCGATGTGGCTTTCTTTCGTGCGTTGGACGAACCCCAACGCGAACGGTTCCGAAATCTTGTCAAAGTCTTTTTGGACGAAGTTCGGATCACCGGAATCCGCACCACCGTCGACGACCGTACCCGAGTCCTGGTCGCTGCCAGCGCGGTGATCCCGATTCTGGGATTCGACGACTGGGAGTACAATGGTCTCGGCGAAGTCCTGATTTATCCGGACGGTTTTGATGAGCAGTACCAGAATGCTTCGGGCGATCGGCACATCTTGGGCATGGTGGGGACAGGTCACCTCAGCGGCGTCATGATCTTGTCACAACCGGACCTGATCTCCGGTTTTGCTAATCCAGAGGACAAACGCAATGTCGGCATCCACGAGTTTGCTCATCTGGTCGACAAAGCCGACGGCAGCGTGGACGGATTGCCGATCGGCATCGATCAACCCACCGCTGCACCTTGGGTTCAATGGGTCGGTGAAGAACTCAAGAGCACAAGTCGGGGGCGTCACCACATCGATGACTACGCCTACACCAACGAAGCAGAGTACTTTGCGGTCCTGACGGAGTACTTTTTCGAAGCGCCCGAGGTATTGGCGAAGAAGAATCCTCAGCTCTATCAGATGATGCAATCGATGTACCGCCAAAACACCAAGTCGCTGTTGAGCGGAATCATTCACCGTCCACGACGGGTCGGTCGAAATTCGCCTTGCCCCTGTGGCAGCGGAGACAAGTTCAAACATTGCTGCTTGCGGAAGTCAAGGCAAGGTGCGTGA
- a CDS encoding DUF2817 domain-containing protein has translation MNDTFFSDSYSTARKRFREAASDAGAALHCYPMEASSGEEWSMDVAVLGDSHLPTVVTSSGVHGVEGFVGSAVQLALLGQLKSSAGRAKVRHVFIHAVNPFGFAKLRRFNEDNVDLNRNFLNNASDYQGAPDGYVRLNEFLNPESPPSRMEPFHLRAAGKIWRHGMQTLKEAIAGGQYEYPRGIFFGGSEPSWSMRTISQHCEQWISDSQRIIHLDFHTGLGKHGEYKLLVGPEASADHDGWYESTFGATAVELSDRTNPTAYVASGTLEQWMQSRFRHREYRSTTVEFGTHNVIRVLAALRAENRAHHHGIVDSPSYHRAKQELLECFCPRAPSWRECVVKSSLAIIDQATLGILRPTG, from the coding sequence GTGAATGACACCTTTTTTTCCGATTCGTATTCAACCGCGCGAAAGCGATTTCGTGAAGCTGCGTCGGACGCCGGCGCGGCGTTGCATTGCTACCCGATGGAAGCGTCTTCTGGCGAAGAATGGTCGATGGACGTCGCCGTCCTGGGTGACTCGCATTTGCCGACGGTTGTGACGTCGTCAGGCGTCCATGGCGTAGAAGGATTCGTTGGCTCCGCTGTCCAACTCGCTTTGCTCGGTCAATTGAAGTCTAGCGCGGGCAGGGCAAAGGTCCGTCATGTTTTTATCCATGCGGTGAATCCATTTGGGTTCGCAAAGCTCCGTCGTTTCAACGAAGACAACGTCGATTTGAATCGAAATTTTCTGAACAACGCGTCGGACTACCAAGGAGCACCCGATGGATATGTCCGCCTGAATGAATTTCTCAATCCCGAGTCACCTCCGTCTCGCATGGAACCGTTTCATCTACGTGCCGCTGGCAAGATTTGGCGACATGGGATGCAGACGCTCAAGGAAGCGATTGCCGGCGGACAGTACGAGTACCCACGCGGTATCTTTTTTGGTGGCAGCGAACCGAGCTGGTCCATGCGTACCATTTCGCAACATTGCGAACAATGGATCAGTGACTCGCAAAGGATCATTCATCTCGATTTCCACACCGGGTTGGGAAAGCACGGAGAGTACAAGCTGCTCGTTGGCCCGGAAGCGTCGGCTGACCACGATGGTTGGTATGAATCCACGTTCGGGGCCACCGCCGTGGAGTTGTCCGACCGCACCAATCCAACGGCCTACGTCGCATCCGGGACCTTGGAGCAATGGATGCAGAGTCGTTTCAGGCATCGTGAGTATCGATCCACGACCGTCGAGTTTGGAACGCACAATGTGATCCGGGTTCTTGCTGCTTTGCGAGCTGAGAACCGTGCCCATCATCACGGGATCGTCGACAGCCCGAGCTACCACAGAGCCAAACAAGAACTGTTGGAATGCTTTTGCCCTCGCGCCCCCTCGTGGCGTGAATGTGTCGTCAAATCGTCACTCGCCATCATCGACCAAGCAACACTGGGTATACTGCGTCCCACTGGATAG
- a CDS encoding alpha/beta hydrolase, translated as MKPQSRFAIATGCAFLLVALLGNMSAGAQDATPKRAAKPTKKPDVYDASVPKPTFSDVQYAEHDRNVIDFWKAESDQPTPLVFIIHGGGWTGGSKERAQRFADVAKLLEAGISVTSLNYRYVSQADGLEPPVQAPLHDAARALQFVRSKAAEWNIDKERIGAAGGSAGACSSLWLAYHDDLAAPESDDVLTRESTRLWCAAVTGAQTSLDPKQMKDWTPNSRYGGHAFGLKNFADFLAKRDSIEPWIAEYSPYALVSKDDPPVYLIYSAPPALGQNQKDPTHTSNFGVKLQEHCEEIGVECQLVYPGAKNVQYQTPTEYLIATLKESR; from the coding sequence ATGAAACCTCAATCTCGCTTCGCAATCGCGACCGGCTGTGCATTCCTTTTGGTGGCCCTTTTGGGCAACATGTCCGCCGGAGCACAGGATGCCACTCCCAAGCGAGCCGCCAAGCCGACAAAGAAACCGGATGTCTACGACGCGTCAGTTCCCAAACCCACTTTCTCTGACGTCCAATACGCAGAGCACGACCGCAACGTCATCGACTTTTGGAAAGCAGAGTCGGATCAGCCAACCCCATTGGTATTCATCATTCATGGCGGCGGATGGACGGGTGGTTCCAAGGAGCGTGCACAGCGTTTTGCTGATGTTGCAAAACTGTTGGAAGCTGGCATTTCGGTCACGTCGCTGAACTATCGATACGTCAGTCAAGCCGATGGTTTGGAACCTCCGGTGCAAGCGCCACTGCACGATGCGGCACGAGCCTTGCAGTTCGTCCGTTCCAAAGCGGCCGAGTGGAACATCGACAAAGAACGCATCGGAGCCGCTGGCGGATCGGCGGGCGCATGTTCCAGCCTATGGCTCGCGTATCACGATGACTTGGCCGCGCCCGAAAGCGACGATGTCCTCACGCGTGAATCCACTCGCCTCTGGTGTGCCGCGGTCACCGGTGCACAAACCAGTTTGGACCCCAAGCAAATGAAGGATTGGACACCCAACAGTCGCTACGGTGGCCACGCATTTGGACTGAAAAACTTCGCTGATTTCCTGGCCAAGCGAGACTCCATTGAGCCATGGATCGCCGAGTATTCACCCTACGCATTGGTCAGCAAGGACGACCCACCGGTATACTTGATCTACTCAGCCCCGCCCGCGTTGGGGCAAAATCAAAAAGACCCCACGCACACCAGCAACTTCGGCGTCAAGCTGCAGGAGCATTGCGAGGAGATCGGAGTGGAGTGCCAACTGGTCTATCCCGGGGCGAAGAACGTGCAGTACCAGACGCCAACGGAGTACTTGATCGCTACGCTGAAAGAGTCCCGGTAA
- a CDS encoding ABC transporter permease produces MANNHCPVSFARSHLPGITPSTFTASGLMSATLPPAEESIHDNTSNDVACLAPTAVSSTPALRIRGLEKAYKIGSESLQVLKGIDLDVPRGDYVAIMGPSGSGKSTLLNLLGGLDSPTGGHYFIGDEDVAKLSDDQLSAIRAKRIGFVFQAYNLLPQLDVVENIEVPLAYNGGMSRDDRARTLQLVNLVGLGQRSDHRPTELSGGQQQRAGIARSLVNSPEFILADEATGNLDTTTTEEILELFDRLNRDGCTIVMVTHEEEVAQRARRIVRLRDGVIESDLRLLPPSQPSDEQPPDSDVHKVLTTPRRGRPSTLRLRLRDIRVGMKTLLMHPLRSMLTVLGIFIGVASVIWLLAISEGIAAKANQQIEELGANNIILTTSRPSGDQLQGRKVYYYGLTEEDCYHLRETIPSVSMVIPLYRRTGREFRYLDRKVEGEINACTPEYKDLYSLKMVDGRFLLPSDGAKRANVCVLDQTVARELFRHVDPIGKSIHVIDDFFKVVGVVATRAELEQVKGTTSGQDFSDNVYIPLETYWTRFGETYSTGNNGGRAVSQIVLRLKDQDEAITTGQAIKQALDRTHMFEDYMIGVPLELLQQARNTRLMFMAMMALLASISLLVGGIGIMNIMLATVTERTREIGIRRALGARKRDVTRQFLIETVLLSVGGGITGILGGLTCNKMLQGIRWVVTQSFPEMMKSLPDTVQSMEPVILPWSIPVAFGISVTVGVIFGIYPAIRAAAMNPIEALRHVG; encoded by the coding sequence ATGGCCAACAACCATTGCCCGGTCTCATTTGCCCGGTCTCATTTGCCCGGCATTACACCGTCCACTTTCACCGCATCGGGACTGATGTCCGCTACGCTTCCGCCTGCCGAAGAATCCATTCACGACAACACGTCCAATGATGTGGCTTGCTTGGCTCCGACCGCAGTTTCGTCTACGCCCGCTTTGCGGATCCGCGGACTGGAAAAAGCCTACAAGATCGGCTCGGAATCCTTGCAGGTGCTCAAGGGAATCGATCTGGATGTGCCGCGTGGTGATTACGTCGCTATCATGGGCCCCTCAGGCAGCGGCAAAAGCACCCTGTTGAATTTGCTCGGTGGCCTCGATTCACCGACCGGTGGTCACTATTTCATTGGTGACGAAGACGTCGCCAAGCTGAGCGACGATCAGCTGTCCGCGATTCGTGCAAAGCGGATCGGATTCGTCTTTCAAGCGTACAATCTGCTGCCACAATTGGATGTGGTGGAAAACATCGAGGTCCCGCTTGCCTACAACGGCGGCATGTCGCGTGACGACCGCGCCCGCACATTGCAGCTGGTGAATCTGGTCGGTCTGGGTCAACGCAGCGATCACCGGCCGACGGAACTTTCTGGAGGCCAGCAACAACGCGCAGGCATTGCACGCAGCTTGGTCAATAGCCCCGAGTTCATCTTGGCCGACGAAGCCACAGGGAATCTGGATACGACCACGACCGAAGAGATCTTGGAACTCTTTGATCGGCTCAACCGCGACGGTTGCACGATCGTCATGGTTACCCACGAGGAAGAAGTCGCCCAGCGGGCGCGACGGATCGTGCGACTACGTGACGGCGTGATCGAATCGGATCTCCGTCTGCTGCCGCCGAGTCAGCCCAGCGACGAGCAACCGCCTGACTCCGACGTCCACAAAGTCTTGACGACGCCGCGACGGGGCCGCCCATCCACCCTGCGTTTGCGTTTGCGCGACATACGCGTGGGCATGAAGACACTGTTGATGCATCCACTGCGATCGATGTTGACCGTGCTGGGTATCTTCATCGGTGTGGCCAGCGTGATCTGGTTGCTGGCGATCAGCGAAGGCATCGCGGCCAAAGCGAACCAGCAGATCGAAGAACTCGGCGCCAACAACATCATCCTGACCACTTCACGGCCCTCGGGCGATCAGCTTCAAGGCCGCAAGGTTTACTACTACGGTCTTACCGAAGAAGACTGTTATCACCTCAGAGAAACCATTCCGTCGGTTTCCATGGTGATTCCGCTGTATCGTCGAACCGGACGAGAGTTTCGCTACCTGGATCGCAAGGTGGAAGGCGAGATCAACGCGTGCACGCCTGAATACAAAGACTTGTATTCGCTGAAGATGGTCGATGGCCGTTTTCTATTGCCCAGCGACGGAGCGAAACGTGCCAACGTTTGTGTGCTGGATCAAACGGTAGCGAGAGAGTTGTTTCGACACGTGGACCCGATCGGCAAGTCGATCCATGTCATCGATGACTTTTTCAAAGTCGTCGGTGTCGTCGCCACACGTGCGGAGCTGGAACAAGTCAAAGGCACGACCAGTGGCCAGGATTTTTCAGACAATGTCTACATCCCATTGGAAACGTATTGGACCCGATTCGGCGAAACCTATTCAACGGGTAACAACGGCGGTCGGGCGGTTTCCCAAATCGTGCTCAGGCTCAAGGACCAGGACGAAGCGATCACGACGGGGCAAGCGATCAAGCAGGCACTGGATCGAACGCATATGTTCGAAGACTACATGATCGGCGTTCCACTGGAACTGCTACAGCAAGCCCGCAACACAAGACTGATGTTCATGGCGATGATGGCGTTGCTGGCCAGCATCTCGCTGCTGGTCGGCGGTATCGGCATCATGAACATCATGCTGGCGACGGTGACCGAACGAACTCGTGAGATCGGAATTCGCCGAGCGCTTGGTGCCCGAAAACGCGACGTGACGCGTCAGTTCTTGATCGAAACGGTCTTGCTCTCCGTAGGCGGCGGTATCACCGGAATTCTGGGTGGATTGACTTGCAACAAGATGCTGCAGGGCATCCGCTGGGTCGTCACGCAGTCGTTCCCCGAGATGATGAAATCGCTGCCCGACACCGTCCAATCGATGGAACCGGTCATCTTGCCATGGTCGATCCCGGTCGCATTTGGGATCAGCGTGACCGTCGGGGTCATCTTCGGCATCTACCCCGCGATCCGTGCCGCTGCCATGAACCCCATCGAAGCCCTCCGCCACGTCGGCTGA
- a CDS encoding efflux RND transporter periplasmic adaptor subunit, protein MTTQSFPQTRTRRIDRAGSVSSTLVLCCSVIAFMAVGAQLAFGTVTGLLSSFFAEKTTLDFLTTRPVLDAFHHVVLERGEIESSSNVEVRCEVSSRGSAGINILQIVPEGTWVEKGDFLVRLDDSALQTQLIQQQIVCSNSESAVIEAEANRDAARLALEEYADGTYKEQVVQQESDIFVARENLRRAEEYLIYSKRLAQRGYIPEAQLEADTFAVEKARKELTVAETKLEVMQTYSRQKMLTQLNANIKTAEARLDAREKTWKLDKLQLAEIETQIAHCQIVAPTAGQVVYANRATRSSTTVLIEEGVPVRERQVIINLPDPSKMRVIAKVHESRISHVRPGLRAELLLDAMPEEVLVGKVTEVSEYPLPAVSVYMDHVKEYEVAIEIDSPPRDLRPGMTSEVKILVQKIDEALQLPIESVIERNGRFFCGVASPDGSVATREIEIGDANETDVIILSGLSDRDEVIMNLSEPEIQEALDLPVQA, encoded by the coding sequence ATGACGACTCAATCCTTCCCTCAGACTCGAACTCGCCGTATCGATCGTGCGGGTTCGGTATCGTCTACGTTGGTGCTGTGTTGCAGTGTGATCGCGTTCATGGCGGTCGGTGCACAGTTGGCGTTCGGGACTGTCACCGGACTGCTCTCGAGCTTCTTTGCCGAAAAAACAACGCTCGACTTTCTGACAACGCGTCCGGTTCTCGATGCGTTTCACCATGTTGTGCTGGAACGTGGAGAGATCGAGAGTTCCAGCAACGTCGAGGTGCGTTGCGAAGTCAGCTCGCGTGGTTCGGCGGGCATCAACATTCTCCAGATTGTGCCCGAAGGAACTTGGGTCGAGAAAGGTGATTTCTTGGTCCGCTTGGACGATTCCGCATTGCAAACGCAATTGATCCAGCAACAGATCGTCTGCAGCAACAGCGAATCGGCAGTCATCGAAGCCGAAGCGAATCGTGACGCGGCTCGCTTGGCCCTGGAGGAGTACGCCGACGGAACGTACAAGGAACAAGTCGTCCAGCAGGAGAGTGACATCTTCGTCGCCCGCGAGAACCTGCGTCGCGCGGAAGAGTACTTGATCTACAGCAAGCGTTTGGCCCAGCGAGGCTACATCCCCGAAGCGCAATTGGAAGCCGACACGTTTGCTGTCGAGAAAGCACGCAAAGAGTTGACCGTTGCCGAGACCAAGCTTGAGGTGATGCAGACCTACAGTCGCCAAAAGATGCTGACCCAGCTCAATGCGAACATCAAGACCGCCGAGGCTCGATTGGACGCGAGAGAAAAGACTTGGAAGCTCGATAAGCTGCAGCTAGCCGAGATCGAGACACAGATTGCTCACTGCCAGATCGTTGCTCCCACTGCCGGACAAGTCGTTTACGCCAATCGAGCCACGCGTTCCTCAACGACCGTGTTGATCGAAGAAGGCGTTCCGGTGCGTGAACGCCAGGTCATCATCAACTTGCCCGATCCGAGCAAAATGCGTGTGATCGCCAAGGTTCACGAGTCGCGAATTTCACATGTCCGGCCAGGCTTGCGAGCGGAGTTGCTGCTCGATGCGATGCCCGAGGAAGTGCTCGTGGGCAAGGTCACCGAAGTCAGCGAGTATCCGTTGCCCGCCGTCAGCGTGTACATGGATCACGTCAAAGAGTACGAAGTGGCAATCGAGATCGATTCGCCCCCGCGGGACTTGCGCCCCGGGATGACCTCCGAGGTGAAGATTTTGGTGCAGAAGATCGACGAGGCGTTGCAACTGCCGATCGAGTCGGTGATCGAACGCAACGGGCGATTCTTTTGCGGAGTCGCGTCACCTGATGGTTCAGTCGCAACCCGAGAGATCGAGATCGGCGATGCCAACGAGACCGACGTGATCATCTTAAGCGGATTGAGCGACCGTGACGAAGTCATCATGAATCTATCCGAACCAGAGATTCAGGAAGCGTTGGACCTGCCCGTACAGGCTTAG
- a CDS encoding class I SAM-dependent methyltransferase, which produces MHDTADPFFEPYDRDEIAYGDVPSAPIAAYLRQVIGRRVLDQQQNISHAIDLGAGAGRDTIALAKAGFLVKAVDLSQRGLDRIMQRARNAGVDQRVTTQVADVRQVDVPPGSHAAIVATTVLDHIPAEDAKALWQKLADGLRPDGMLYVEVHTTEDPGSDQEPGCDSNDPVSETADAVINYFRPNQLARWATDPEARLRILKYEERLEWDYTHGPEHLHGKAILLAVRAGFHPPYYGQPAAFPQRTSQ; this is translated from the coding sequence ATGCATGATACCGCAGACCCATTCTTTGAGCCCTACGATCGCGACGAAATTGCCTATGGCGACGTTCCCTCGGCACCGATCGCCGCCTATCTGAGACAAGTCATCGGTCGGCGTGTCTTGGACCAGCAGCAAAACATTTCTCATGCGATTGATCTGGGAGCCGGCGCCGGACGCGACACGATAGCGCTCGCCAAAGCAGGGTTTCTCGTCAAAGCAGTCGATCTGAGCCAACGGGGGCTCGATCGAATCATGCAGCGTGCTCGGAACGCGGGGGTGGACCAGCGGGTCACAACTCAGGTCGCCGACGTTCGGCAGGTCGATGTCCCCCCCGGCAGTCACGCGGCGATCGTGGCGACCACGGTGCTGGATCACATTCCGGCCGAGGACGCAAAAGCCCTGTGGCAAAAACTCGCCGATGGACTTCGCCCCGACGGAATGCTGTACGTGGAAGTCCACACGACCGAGGATCCGGGCAGCGACCAAGAGCCCGGATGCGACAGCAATGATCCGGTGAGCGAAACAGCCGACGCGGTGATCAATTACTTTCGTCCCAATCAACTGGCCCGGTGGGCGACGGACCCGGAAGCCCGTTTGAGAATCCTGAAATATGAGGAGCGTCTCGAATGGGACTACACCCATGGCCCCGAGCATTTGCACGGAAAGGCCATTCTGTTGGCGGTCCGCGCCGGGTTTCATCCGCCCTACTACGGTCAACCCGCGGCGTTTCCTCAGCGAACGTCTCAATGA
- a CDS encoding DUF1549 domain-containing protein — protein sequence MTDSASDDPVSTPSSHTGPDGRSRSMFATAVRWGWFGFLVLGVFGYMASGLSTTDSPTEDFGLDRSTDSSTPLLDSDASVQSVALELRTWRDAMAQRVDRVNTVRNRELDRLGQQSADPADWMTVCRRLSLALVGSGMSLEDIRTLQQLPEDVREAAYVQRLLDDKRFHDYWAERWTRSLVGTENGPFVVFRRRRFRYWLAEQIAANEPYDKIVSDLITAEGLWTDQPQVNFLTVTFDSNDGQPDPIRLAARTSRAFLGLRIDCLQCHDDFLGNVSLGDIQSPRAGAQSDFHQLAAFFSSAKNSGLQGVRTGDAEYQYQYLNATEEVAVEPAVPYSPELMPADGDVREQLAGWVTHPDNKPFSRAAVSRVWALMFGRAASGAIDDLPLDADLPPMLEQLADDFSKDFDLRRLIRTIAASDAFRADSRASFVITQAHEDSTAAFPLVRLRPEQVAGSIIQSSRIKSVDRDSSFFVQLQKFGSTNDFLERYGDMGEDEFKGGSITITQRLTMINGNMLRESIGSNPIMNASAHIDMFSADDETAVDNVYLCVLNRHPTGQEREHFAGRLASADQRSQAIEDLYWVLLNSTELAWNH from the coding sequence ATGACCGACTCCGCTTCCGACGATCCCGTATCAACGCCGTCATCCCACACAGGCCCTGACGGTCGCTCGCGATCCATGTTCGCGACGGCGGTGCGTTGGGGATGGTTCGGGTTTCTAGTGCTTGGTGTTTTCGGCTACATGGCATCGGGGCTGTCCACGACGGACTCACCGACCGAAGACTTCGGATTGGATCGGTCCACAGACTCATCCACTCCACTGTTGGACTCTGACGCCAGCGTTCAGTCCGTCGCCCTGGAACTGCGAACATGGCGCGATGCGATGGCCCAGCGAGTGGACCGCGTCAATACGGTTCGCAACAGAGAACTGGATCGATTGGGGCAGCAGTCGGCTGACCCGGCGGACTGGATGACAGTCTGTCGCCGTCTCTCATTGGCCTTGGTCGGCAGCGGGATGTCGCTGGAGGACATTCGAACGCTGCAGCAGTTGCCAGAGGATGTTCGAGAAGCAGCCTATGTGCAACGACTGTTGGACGACAAACGATTCCACGACTACTGGGCGGAACGCTGGACAAGATCACTCGTTGGCACGGAGAACGGGCCCTTTGTTGTTTTTCGACGCCGGCGTTTCCGCTACTGGTTGGCAGAACAGATTGCGGCGAACGAACCGTATGACAAGATCGTCAGTGACTTGATCACCGCGGAAGGCCTTTGGACCGACCAACCACAGGTCAATTTTCTGACCGTTACCTTCGACAGCAACGATGGGCAACCTGACCCGATTCGTTTGGCAGCTCGCACCTCACGCGCTTTCTTGGGCCTGCGAATTGATTGCCTGCAGTGCCACGACGACTTTCTCGGCAATGTCAGCTTGGGCGACATCCAATCACCACGTGCCGGCGCGCAAAGTGACTTTCACCAACTGGCTGCTTTCTTTAGCAGCGCCAAGAACAGCGGCTTGCAAGGTGTCCGGACGGGTGACGCGGAATATCAATATCAATACCTCAATGCGACCGAAGAGGTTGCCGTTGAGCCTGCGGTGCCCTATTCGCCCGAACTGATGCCTGCAGATGGCGACGTGCGGGAACAGTTGGCGGGCTGGGTGACGCACCCGGACAACAAACCGTTTTCACGCGCCGCGGTCAGCCGCGTCTGGGCATTGATGTTTGGCAGGGCGGCGTCCGGCGCAATCGATGACTTGCCATTGGATGCTGATTTGCCGCCGATGTTGGAGCAGCTCGCTGATGACTTCAGCAAAGACTTTGACCTTCGTCGATTGATCCGCACCATCGCCGCATCAGACGCTTTCCGCGCCGACAGCCGCGCATCATTTGTGATCACCCAAGCGCACGAGGACTCCACGGCGGCGTTTCCATTGGTACGCCTGCGGCCCGAACAAGTGGCCGGATCGATCATTCAAAGCTCTCGGATCAAGTCCGTCGATCGCGACTCATCGTTCTTCGTCCAGCTACAAAAGTTCGGCAGCACCAACGACTTCTTGGAACGCTACGGCGACATGGGCGAAGACGAGTTCAAGGGCGGCAGCATCACGATCACGCAACGTCTGACCATGATCAATGGAAACATGCTGCGTGAAAGTATCGGCTCCAATCCGATCATGAACGCTTCGGCGCACATCGACATGTTCTCTGCGGATGATGAGACCGCCGTGGACAATGTATACCTTTGTGTGTTGAATCGGCATCCGACCGGCCAGGAGCGAGAGCACTTCGCCGGACGGCTTGCCAGTGCAGACCAACGCAGTCAGGCGATCGAGGATCTGTACTGGGTCTTGCTCAATAGCACCGAACTGGCGTGGAACCACTGA
- a CDS encoding DUF1501 domain-containing protein has translation MTTSNDRFEQSRLLCNASAHLSRRTLLGAGGGSLMMSILASRLARADERGETDPAKPKSVILVWLEGGPSQLETFDPHAGTKIGGEVTAIETSVKGLQIADTLPHVAQYMHLGSLVRSVTGKEGDHERAIYNVRTGFRPDPTLIHPGIGAALCQATSDGLDIPRHVSIFPGQFASRGGFLGAAYDPFKINDPGGSVPDVRSYLEPDRFDRRIEDIALVEKQFAAGRLRDLDRSRTLHQTATTAALKMMSSDQLDAFDVTNESATVQESFGDTPFGRGCLAAARLIEVGVRCVEVTLTGWDSHVANHSLQSSSCKVLDVALASLLARLQERDMLDHTLVVCGGEFGRTPKINAAEGRDHWPHGFSTFLAGCGIRQGHVHGATASDPDLESDRPLDNVAEPVTVGDLHATILKSVGVPFDEELDTPIGRPMKRSDGQPIQAILA, from the coding sequence ATGACCACTTCAAACGACCGTTTCGAACAATCGCGTTTGCTCTGCAACGCATCGGCACACCTGTCGCGTCGAACGCTGCTGGGTGCAGGCGGAGGTTCCCTGATGATGTCGATACTGGCGTCTCGATTGGCTCGCGCCGACGAACGTGGCGAGACGGATCCTGCCAAACCAAAGAGCGTGATCCTGGTCTGGCTCGAAGGCGGCCCCAGTCAACTGGAGACGTTCGACCCGCATGCGGGAACCAAGATCGGTGGCGAAGTCACAGCGATTGAGACATCGGTCAAGGGGCTGCAAATTGCGGACACGCTACCCCATGTCGCCCAGTACATGCACTTGGGTTCTCTCGTTCGCAGCGTCACTGGTAAAGAAGGCGACCATGAGCGCGCAATCTACAATGTGCGAACAGGGTTTCGTCCCGATCCGACGTTGATCCATCCAGGGATCGGTGCGGCGCTGTGTCAAGCAACCAGTGACGGGCTGGATATTCCTCGCCACGTCTCAATCTTTCCCGGCCAATTCGCGTCGCGCGGTGGATTTCTGGGGGCGGCGTACGATCCCTTCAAAATCAATGATCCCGGTGGCTCGGTTCCTGATGTTCGTTCGTACTTGGAGCCCGATCGTTTTGATCGTCGGATCGAAGACATCGCCCTGGTGGAGAAACAATTCGCCGCAGGTCGGCTCAGAGACCTGGATCGATCGCGAACGCTGCATCAAACGGCCACGACGGCGGCTCTGAAAATGATGTCGAGCGATCAATTGGATGCCTTTGACGTGACCAATGAATCGGCCACCGTCCAAGAATCCTTTGGCGACACACCCTTTGGACGCGGTTGCTTGGCCGCCGCGCGGTTGATCGAAGTCGGCGTGCGTTGTGTGGAAGTCACACTGACGGGTTGGGATTCGCATGTTGCAAATCATTCGTTGCAGTCCTCCAGTTGCAAAGTGCTGGATGTGGCGTTGGCCTCGTTGCTTGCCCGCTTGCAAGAACGTGACATGCTGGATCACACGCTGGTCGTGTGCGGAGGCGAGTTTGGCAGGACACCCAAGATCAATGCGGCAGAGGGTCGTGACCATTGGCCTCACGGTTTTTCAACTTTTCTGGCCGGATGCGGCATTCGTCAAGGGCACGTCCACGGTGCCACCGCGTCGGACCCCGACTTGGAATCCGATCGTCCGCTGGACAACGTTGCCGAGCCGGTCACCGTCGGTGATCTACACGCGACCATTCTGAAATCCGTCGGTGTCCCCTTCGACGAAGAACTCGACACGCCGATCGGCCGCCCGATGAAACGCAGCGACGGCCAGCCCATCCAAGCGATCCTGGCCTAG